In Aureibaculum algae, the following are encoded in one genomic region:
- a CDS encoding heavy-metal-associated domain-containing protein, translating to MNFLSENVIPGNHGKVFGTDAIRQVDLNKMRKATLEIEGVKDFLFDLEKFPAEFIIHTSKVVEIEAIQKVIKKIGFHAIPKGLFEL from the coding sequence ATGAATTTTTTATCTGAAAATGTAATACCCGGAAATCACGGTAAAGTATTTGGGACCGATGCCATTAGACAAGTAGATTTGAATAAAATGAGAAAAGCTACACTTGAAATTGAAGGCGTTAAGGATTTCTTATTTGATTTGGAAAAATTTCCAGCGGAATTTATCATTCATACATCAAAAGTTGTTGAAATTGAAGCCATTCAAAAAGTAATAAAAAAAATAGGGTTTCATGCTATTCCAAAAGGCTTGTTTGAACTGTAA